CGGATTCAGATGTAAATAAATAAGACATATTATTCTTTGTTTTATTAAATTAAAAATATGAGGAATAACGTGAATAATTGCATGGAAAGCTCAAAAAGAATACTGTTTTAGCTTTTTTTTATAGAGGTTGCAATCAGGTCAAATTTTTCCTCGTTTGTAAACAGGGGCAAAGTTAAGGACTATTTTTCAATAGCCAAAACTTTTAAGAAATAATTATAAATTTCTTGAAACAAGCGATTTATCCCGATTGAGTATAAAAAACTATTGTGGTTTTATGCTTACGAAATCTTTTGGACTTTCATTATAATTAAGTCTTTCTTTTAAAGAAGACTGGATTGAAGAAGACAATTCGTCAATAATCTTTTGTTTGAAAGTCGGTTTGTAATAAATGATGCTTATTTCCCTGTAAGGGAAAGGCTTCTTAAATCTGAAAACTTTACCTTTCTGTTCTTCAGAAAGCTGGCTTAAAGCCAATTCCGGCAGAATACTTATTCCTCCTACCTTATCAACCATATGAACCAGCGTCTGGATGTTGGAAGCAAGGAAGTCAAGATTTTTTGGCTTGAGTGTATTTTCTTTCAGATGACAAATGTTTTCAAACTGATTTCTCAAACAGTTCCCTTCTTCCAGAAGCCATACTTTTTCAACATTAAGCTCCTCAGGAATAATATAGGAATTCTTTTTATTAGCTTGTGTATCGGAACTGTAGATCATCAGCTCTTCATTGAACAGAAAATCCTGATAGAATTCATCCGCCGTATCATACGGAGTCGAAATAATTCCAGCATCCAGTTCCCCAGCCTTTAAAGCTTTGATAATACTGTCTGTTGTCATTTCCTTCACGTTCATCTGAATTTTCGGATTCTCATCAAGGAATTTGAAAATTTCTGTAGGTAAAATAAAGGAAGATACTGTAGGAATAATTCCCAGGTTAATTGTTCCTCCTAAAATGTTATTAAGCAGGTTTGCTTTATTTCTCAGCTCATTGACAGATTCTATAATCACCTTCGCCTGATCAATAATCTGAAGCCCTACATCAGTGGTACGGATCGGGTGCGTAGTCCTGTCGAACACCTTTACATCCAGTTCATCCTCAAATTTCTGTATCATCGCACTTAGTGTAGGCTGCGTAATGAAGCATGCTTGAGCTGCTTTCCCAAAATGTTTGTACTTATCTACAGCGATAAGATACTCCAATTGCTGAATGTTCATCTGATTAATATTATCTATTACAAAGATATGATGTTTTTGCTATAAGCAATTAAAAATTCAAGTAAATTTGATAATTCTTACATCCAAAAACACAACAAATAAATCAAATCTTAACTATATGGATTCTAAAAAATTAACATTAAGCAGCGGTGCTCCGTACTTTGAGCATCAGGATTCTCAGACGGTAGGTCCCAGAGGTCCTGTCCTATTGCAGGACTTTATTCTTCAGGAAAACCTTGCCCATTTCGTAAGAGAAAGAATTCCCGAAAGAATTGTTCATGCAAAAGGAAGCGGCGCTTATGGAACATTCACCGTAACACACGATATTAGTAAATATACCAAAGCAAAATTATTTTCGAAGGTGGGAAACTCCTGCAGAATGTTTGCAAGGTTTTCTACCGTAGGTGGTGAGAAAGGAAGCGCGGATACCGCAAGAGACCCGAGAGGTTTTGCATTAAAATTTTACACTGAAGATGGAAACTGGGATCTTGTAGGTAATAATACTCCTGTGTTTTTTATTAAAGATGCCAAAAAATTCCCTGATTTTATTCATACTCAAAAAAGAGTGCCGAAAACAAATTTAAAGAGTGCCACAATGATGTGGGATTTTTGGAGCCTGAATCCTGAATCCCTTCACCAGGTTCTGATCTTAATGTCCGACAGAGGTACGCCTCATGGTTACAGGCATATGCACGGATTCGGATCCCATACCTTCTCTATGATTAATGCAAACAATGAAAGAGTTTGGGTAAAATTCCATTTCAAAACAAAACAGGGAATTAAAAACTTCAACAATGAGGAAGCCGTAAAGATGGCTGGTGAAAATCCAGACTTTGCGCAGGAAGATCTTTGTAATGCTATAGAAAATGGTGATTTCCCGAAATGGACCTTATACATCCAGGTAATGACTGAAGAGCAGGCAAAAGATTTCAGATGGAATCCTTTTGATGTAACCAAGGTTTGGTTCCAGAATGACTTCCCTCTAATTGAGGTTGGAGAAATGGAACTGAATGAAGTACCTGTTAATTATTTTGCACATGTAGAACAATCCACATTTTCCCCTAGCAATCTGATCAATGGAATTAGTTTTTCTCCGGATAAAATGC
The sequence above is drawn from the Chryseobacterium daecheongense genome and encodes:
- a CDS encoding catalase, whose product is MDSKKLTLSSGAPYFEHQDSQTVGPRGPVLLQDFILQENLAHFVRERIPERIVHAKGSGAYGTFTVTHDISKYTKAKLFSKVGNSCRMFARFSTVGGEKGSADTARDPRGFALKFYTEDGNWDLVGNNTPVFFIKDAKKFPDFIHTQKRVPKTNLKSATMMWDFWSLNPESLHQVLILMSDRGTPHGYRHMHGFGSHTFSMINANNERVWVKFHFKTKQGIKNFNNEEAVKMAGENPDFAQEDLCNAIENGDFPKWTLYIQVMTEEQAKDFRWNPFDVTKVWFQNDFPLIEVGEMELNEVPVNYFAHVEQSTFSPSNLINGISFSPDKMLQGRLFSYPDAHRYRVGVNAHQLEVNRCPFATNNYQRDGFMADSSEYADKPNYHPNSFDDIKPDPSYKGYDYELDSAHVAFYNRNENDDDHYTQPGLLYTKAMNTEDRERLVHNIVGSMKGIDGPKRDEIINRQLCHFFRANIELGMKVASQLNINIDSNMMNHIK
- a CDS encoding LysR substrate-binding domain-containing protein, with amino-acid sequence MNIQQLEYLIAVDKYKHFGKAAQACFITQPTLSAMIQKFEDELDVKVFDRTTHPIRTTDVGLQIIDQAKVIIESVNELRNKANLLNNILGGTINLGIIPTVSSFILPTEIFKFLDENPKIQMNVKEMTTDSIIKALKAGELDAGIISTPYDTADEFYQDFLFNEELMIYSSDTQANKKNSYIIPEELNVEKVWLLEEGNCLRNQFENICHLKENTLKPKNLDFLASNIQTLVHMVDKVGGISILPELALSQLSEEQKGKVFRFKKPFPYREISIIYYKPTFKQKIIDELSSSIQSSLKERLNYNESPKDFVSIKPQ